The Oceanispirochaeta sp. genome contains a region encoding:
- a CDS encoding 2-dehydropantoate 2-reductase, translating to MTFSVYGTGAVGAYYGGRLAERGNTVHFLARSDYRQIKEKGIKVNSPRGDFHLETPSVFQDARRMPPSDVLLISLKTTANKGLREHLMTLVHEKTALVILQNGLGMEEEFQSWFPDNPILGGMCFICARKKEPAVFEHLDYGLITLGTLDKKERPLRDRIGKLMEEAGIPVTLVEDLKEARWRKLLWNIPYNGLSVTLNCNTKAMMENRYSRKIIETLMMEVLEGAATCGCPIGKKAVEKMLHFTEKMTPYEPSMKLDYLSGRPMEIEYMYDRPLQAASDRGCTMKGVSLLRDQLKYIQEQYSKLKPGQ from the coding sequence GTGACATTTTCAGTATACGGAACCGGAGCTGTGGGAGCCTACTATGGTGGACGTCTGGCCGAAAGAGGCAATACAGTTCACTTTTTGGCACGAAGTGATTACAGACAGATCAAGGAAAAGGGAATCAAGGTCAACTCCCCCCGGGGTGATTTCCATCTGGAGACCCCGTCTGTCTTCCAGGATGCCCGCAGGATGCCCCCCTCGGACGTTCTCCTGATATCTCTGAAGACCACTGCGAACAAAGGGCTGAGAGAGCACTTGATGACCCTGGTCCATGAAAAAACGGCTCTGGTCATCCTTCAGAACGGCCTGGGGATGGAAGAGGAATTTCAAAGCTGGTTTCCTGACAATCCCATATTGGGGGGAATGTGCTTTATCTGTGCCCGGAAGAAGGAACCGGCCGTCTTTGAACACCTGGATTATGGCCTCATAACTCTGGGAACCCTGGATAAAAAAGAGCGGCCTTTACGGGACCGTATCGGCAAGTTGATGGAGGAAGCGGGAATACCTGTGACTCTGGTAGAGGATCTGAAGGAGGCACGTTGGCGGAAATTGCTGTGGAATATTCCTTACAATGGCCTCAGTGTGACCCTGAACTGCAATACAAAGGCAATGATGGAAAATAGGTACTCCAGAAAAATAATAGAAACCCTTATGATGGAAGTATTGGAGGGAGCGGCAACTTGCGGCTGCCCCATCGGAAAGAAAGCGGTTGAAAAGATGCTGCATTTCACCGAGAAGATGACTCCCTATGAACCCAGTATGAAACTAGACTATCTCTCAGGCCGCCCTATGGAAATTGAATACATGTATGACAGACCTCTGCAGGCCGCATCTGATAGAGGCTGCACCATGAAGGGAGTATCCCTGCTCAGAGATCAGCTTAAGTATATTCAGGAACAGTATTCAAAGCTAAAGCCGGGACAGTAG
- a CDS encoding cyclic nucleotide-binding domain-containing protein has protein sequence MKAQDHSFNKMMQNIPPLAVIFKEGEMSRVMYVIMAGEVEIRKKTGKNSYKTLTVLKKGDFFGEMAIIENKPRTATAVAKVQTKLIMLDTDAFYNMVNKSSDFASKMIKTLSSRLRKADQLIEYLLGSNDEKQVIMGLAVYVKSHPETDMGSGEFRIDLREFLRWSSQNLGYPDQVLQEAIKRLIIRKVVSVQNTSGKISEIFVAQNLLSRL, from the coding sequence ATGAAAGCACAGGATCATTCATTTAATAAGATGATGCAGAATATACCGCCCCTCGCCGTTATTTTTAAAGAGGGCGAAATGAGCCGGGTCATGTATGTCATCATGGCAGGTGAGGTCGAAATTCGGAAAAAAACAGGTAAAAACTCCTATAAAACTCTGACAGTACTGAAAAAAGGGGATTTTTTTGGTGAAATGGCGATCATCGAGAACAAGCCTCGAACGGCAACGGCTGTGGCCAAGGTTCAGACCAAATTAATCATGCTGGATACGGATGCATTCTATAACATGGTGAATAAAAGTTCTGACTTTGCATCAAAAATGATCAAAACTCTCTCTTCACGATTGAGAAAGGCAGATCAGCTGATTGAGTATCTTCTGGGGTCTAATGATGAAAAACAGGTGATTATGGGACTGGCCGTTTACGTCAAAAGTCACCCGGAAACAGACATGGGCAGCGGCGAGTTCAGGATTGATCTGAGAGAGTTCCTACGCTGGTCTTCCCAGAACCTCGGCTATCCCGATCAAGTGCTTCAGGAGGCCATCAAACGGCTGATTATACGCAAGGTTGTCTCCGTACAGAATACTTCCGGAAAAATCTCAGAGATCTTTGTGGCTCAGAACCTACTGTCCCGGCTTTAG